Proteins from a genomic interval of Pseudodesulfovibrio nedwellii:
- the corA gene encoding magnesium/cobalt transporter CorA translates to MARFLKKFDKKSGMPPGSLIFIGRQKTETPRLRIIDYDMGMIRDEFIQTIDDATCAKTTATTSWINIDGLHEIEIIKRVGDNFNIPSMVLEDILNTGQRPKIEEYPNHIFISMKMLLLDEDETTVRAEQLSAVLAKNYLITFQEQPGDVFEPVRERIKRQGGRLRKLGPDYLLYTLIDCILENYLKVIEKMGERIEEMEDEVFGNPEPDLLEEINLYRREMAYVRKAVRPTKEIISKINKLESDIISTEILPFLKDLSDITELSVDSAEIYKEMLASHITTYNMVMGNRLNEIMQFLTIFATIFIPLTFLAGIYGMNFDVIPELHYKYGYYVLLSLMVAVAITMLLYFKKRRWI, encoded by the coding sequence ATGGCACGCTTTCTTAAGAAATTTGACAAAAAGTCAGGTATGCCACCGGGATCACTCATCTTCATCGGACGACAAAAAACCGAAACACCTCGTCTACGCATCATTGATTACGACATGGGAATGATACGGGATGAATTCATTCAAACCATTGATGATGCTACCTGTGCAAAAACAACCGCAACGACAAGCTGGATCAATATAGATGGCCTACATGAAATAGAAATCATTAAACGTGTGGGCGATAATTTCAACATACCATCGATGGTACTTGAAGACATCCTGAATACAGGACAAAGACCAAAAATCGAAGAATACCCAAACCATATTTTCATTTCCATGAAAATGCTTCTCCTCGACGAAGACGAAACCACAGTGAGAGCCGAACAACTCAGTGCAGTCCTTGCAAAAAATTATTTAATCACCTTTCAGGAACAACCGGGTGATGTTTTCGAACCGGTTCGGGAAAGAATCAAAAGACAAGGAGGGAGACTCAGAAAACTCGGCCCGGATTATTTACTCTACACTCTCATCGACTGCATTTTAGAAAATTACTTGAAAGTAATTGAAAAAATGGGTGAAAGAATCGAGGAAATGGAAGATGAAGTTTTTGGAAACCCTGAGCCAGATCTTTTAGAAGAAATAAACTTGTATAGGCGAGAGATGGCCTATGTGCGAAAGGCTGTACGCCCTACAAAGGAAATCATTTCCAAAATCAACAAACTTGAATCTGACATAATTAGTACAGAAATCTTACCATTCTTGAAAGATTTATCCGACATCACAGAACTGTCTGTCGACTCCGCAGAAATTTACAAAGAGATGCTCGCCTCCCATATCACCACATATAACATGGTCATGGGAAACAGATTAAATGAAATAATGCAGTTTCTAACAATCTTTGCAACTATCTTCATCCCCTTAACCTTTCTCGCGGGAATATATGGAATGAATTTCGACGTTATTCCGGAGTTGCATTATAAGTATGGCTATTATGTCCTCCTGTCCCTCATGGTGGCTGTAGCAATAACAATGTTACTATACTTCAAAAAAAGAAGATGGATATAG
- a CDS encoding IS3 family transposase (programmed frameshift): MSKRRRFSAEFKARVALDALSGELTLSELASKYKIHPNQVSTWKRQAKDQIVDGFSGKAKSRQTNSEDELKDLHAKIGQLTIENDFLQKARSEVSCERRRRMVDKYHPSLSISRQCFVLGMLRSTFYYTPKGESAFNLQLMRLIDEQFMETPFFGSRQMKRHMVNSGYVVGRRRIQRLMRKMGLSAVYQKPRTTIPHPEHKIYPYLLRGLRVDRPNQVWCTDITYIPMKRGFLYLVAIMDWHSRAVLSWRLSNTMDTDFCVSALEDAITRYGVPEIFNTDQGSQFTSYDFTRSLKEAGIRISMDGKGRWMDNVMIERLWRSLKYECVYLRELETGSQARNELARWFRFYNWQRPHSTFDGKRPMEIYLDSPIPGGLAPQEWGARQAA; the protein is encoded by the exons ATGTCCAAGAGAAGACGTTTTTCAGCAGAGTTCAAGGCCCGTGTTGCGCTTGATGCATTATCCGGCGAATTGACGCTTTCAGAGCTGGCCAGCAAGTACAAGATCCATCCCAATCAAGTCTCGACCTGGAAGCGACAGGCCAAAGATCAGATTGTTGACGGCTTTTCCGGCAAGGCAAAGTCTCGCCAAACAAATAGCGAGGACGAGCTCAAGGATCTGCACGCTAAGATTGGCCAGCTAACAATTGAGAATGATTTTTTACAAAAGGCC CGCTCGGAAGTGAGCTGTGAACGAAGGCGGCGGATGGTCGATAAGTATCATCCATCGCTCAGTATATCCCGACAATGTTTCGTGCTAGGCATGTTGCGATCGACGTTTTATTACACGCCGAAAGGAGAAAGTGCGTTCAACCTGCAGTTGATGCGGTTGATTGATGAGCAATTCATGGAAACGCCTTTCTTTGGAAGTCGTCAGATGAAACGGCATATGGTCAATTCTGGCTATGTGGTTGGTCGTCGTAGAATTCAACGTCTCATGCGTAAAATGGGACTTTCTGCGGTCTACCAAAAGCCAAGGACGACAATCCCACACCCTGAGCATAAGATTTATCCGTATCTTTTACGTGGGCTTCGGGTTGATCGTCCGAATCAGGTTTGGTGCACAGATATTACATACATTCCGATGAAGCGTGGATTTTTGTATCTTGTGGCGATTATGGATTGGCACAGTCGTGCGGTCTTGTCTTGGCGACTTTCCAACACCATGGACACCGATTTTTGTGTTTCAGCCTTGGAAGACGCGATTACTCGCTATGGCGTACCTGAAATCTTCAACACGGATCAAGGTTCACAATTTACGAGCTATGACTTTACAAGGTCTCTTAAGGAGGCAGGAATCCGCATTTCCATGGATGGCAAAGGCCGTTGGATGGACAACGTCATGATCGAACGACTGTGGCGTAGCTTGAAATATGAATGTGTTTATCTGCGGGAATTGGAGACTGGCAGTCAGGCTCGAAACGAGCTTGCGAGATGGTTTAGATTCTATAACTGGCAACGTCCGCATTCGACCTTTGACGGAAAGCGACCAATGGAGATATATTTGGACTCCCCCATTCCTGGGGGGCTAGCCCCCCAGGAATGGGGAGCCCGTCAGGCAGCGTAA
- a CDS encoding molybdopterin-containing oxidoreductase family protein has protein sequence MYEDGWIPTICYQCKAECAILARVENGVVKEVKGNPQGRDKACVKGMAGITSLYSSERLKFPMKRVGERGSGKFERISWEEAMGIMEKKLTELHERGEAHKFTYSMFPHSVTDPKWRFVNAAGGFISTGLPHCDSGKIMAMMHTFGCFPNHHIAPMYHTVPKGGLMILSGRHPFGCLDDAAVPKYILDAKERGAKLIVIDPIFRPEAAKADWWIPIKPGGDASLFLGVCHYLLTNDLYDKEFCDKWVREGDMDNLMAYIQDKTPEAMSKICDVPAADIIKLAKMAAEAPSACIDAFKSIMYGNAMDWGHAWCLFLVITGNLDNPGGQPLPEIAPMAPVEPVPPAPDVTELGYHRSGNNREKFDNYNFFLQPTWYAAQAIKDGTLKVFFASECNPALSEMGSGEWRKAVTMKDDNDDYMLELLVVTEIMPSETMKWADLVLPDQTNFERWELLYMPWWYNFGHCAALCQPVVEPIGEARHANRVFIELGQRMFPEYFAFKDDVEYYDIELSGVDMSVKELQENGGIWSPGAVGFRKYEDKGKFDTPSGKIELEWQMYKDIGQDWPSPELPQEYRRGEKDFPFILVNFRTIFLNNTGAWSQNNAQLRDPVSGLDANPCLLNPIDAKKLGVADGDTVTMESSTGSVEIPVMLTERIIPGCAGIIHGFGQTVGKVASRGSWVNDNELIADAGSTLDEQDLRGGEAHVSTRVKIYK, from the coding sequence ATGTATGAAGATGGGTGGATTCCGACTATCTGCTATCAGTGCAAAGCCGAGTGCGCCATTCTGGCGCGAGTAGAAAACGGTGTGGTCAAGGAAGTGAAGGGTAATCCCCAGGGACGCGACAAGGCTTGCGTCAAGGGAATGGCTGGTATCACTTCGCTCTATTCCTCCGAGCGTCTGAAGTTTCCAATGAAGCGCGTCGGCGAACGCGGTAGCGGAAAGTTTGAGCGTATTTCCTGGGAAGAGGCCATGGGCATCATGGAAAAGAAGTTGACCGAACTGCATGAACGCGGCGAGGCTCATAAATTCACCTACTCCATGTTCCCTCATTCCGTGACCGATCCCAAGTGGAGATTCGTGAATGCCGCCGGTGGTTTTATTTCCACAGGTCTGCCTCATTGCGATTCTGGAAAGATCATGGCCATGATGCATACGTTCGGTTGTTTTCCCAATCATCATATAGCTCCCATGTACCATACAGTCCCTAAGGGCGGACTTATGATCTTGTCGGGCCGCCATCCCTTTGGCTGCTTGGATGATGCCGCCGTTCCCAAGTACATTCTCGACGCCAAAGAACGTGGCGCCAAGCTCATCGTCATCGATCCCATATTCCGACCCGAGGCAGCCAAGGCGGACTGGTGGATTCCCATCAAGCCCGGCGGCGATGCATCCTTGTTCTTGGGCGTGTGCCATTACTTGTTGACGAACGACTTGTACGACAAGGAGTTCTGCGACAAGTGGGTGCGCGAAGGGGATATGGACAATCTGATGGCCTATATCCAGGACAAGACACCGGAAGCAATGAGCAAAATTTGCGACGTGCCCGCCGCAGACATCATCAAGCTCGCCAAGATGGCAGCCGAAGCCCCCAGCGCCTGCATCGACGCTTTCAAGTCCATCATGTACGGCAACGCCATGGATTGGGGACACGCCTGGTGTCTCTTCCTGGTCATCACTGGCAACCTGGACAATCCCGGCGGTCAGCCGCTTCCGGAAATCGCACCCATGGCACCGGTAGAGCCTGTTCCCCCGGCACCGGACGTCACGGAGCTTGGATACCACCGTTCCGGCAACAATCGGGAAAAATTTGATAATTACAACTTCTTCCTGCAACCGACATGGTATGCGGCCCAGGCCATCAAGGACGGCACTCTCAAGGTCTTCTTTGCCTCCGAGTGCAACCCGGCCTTGTCTGAAATGGGGTCCGGCGAATGGCGCAAAGCCGTGACCATGAAGGATGACAACGACGATTACATGCTCGAACTGCTCGTGGTCACCGAAATTATGCCTTCGGAAACCATGAAGTGGGCCGACTTGGTCCTCCCCGACCAGACCAACTTTGAGCGGTGGGAACTCCTTTACATGCCGTGGTGGTACAATTTTGGTCATTGTGCCGCGTTGTGCCAACCCGTGGTCGAACCCATTGGTGAAGCCCGCCATGCCAACCGAGTGTTTATTGAGCTCGGACAACGTATGTTCCCCGAATACTTCGCTTTTAAGGATGATGTTGAATACTACGACATCGAGTTGTCGGGTGTGGACATGTCCGTAAAAGAATTGCAGGAAAACGGCGGCATCTGGTCACCCGGTGCCGTAGGGTTCCGTAAATACGAGGATAAGGGCAAGTTTGACACGCCTTCCGGTAAGATCGAGTTGGAATGGCAGATGTACAAGGATATCGGCCAGGATTGGCCCAGCCCTGAACTGCCGCAGGAATACCGCCGTGGCGAAAAGGATTTCCCGTTCATTCTCGTCAATTTCAGGACTATTTTCCTGAATAATACTGGCGCGTGGTCCCAGAACAATGCCCAGCTCCGTGACCCCGTGTCCGGCCTGGACGCCAACCCCTGCCTTCTGAACCCCATTGACGCCAAGAAGCTTGGCGTGGCCGACGGGGACACCGTGACCATGGAGTCCAGCACCGGGTCGGTTGAAATTCCGGTGATGTTGACCGAAAGGATCATTCCCGGTTGTGCGGGTATCATTCACGGATTTGGCCAAACGGTAGGCAAGGTGGCATCACGCGGTAGTTGGGTCAACGACAACGAGCTGATTGCCGATGCCGGTTCCACGCTTGACGAACAGGACCTTCGCGGTGGCGAGGCCCACGTCTCGACTCGTGTCAAGATATACAAGTAA
- a CDS encoding 4Fe-4S dicluster domain-containing protein yields MRQLSIMVDLDRCIGCKTCIVACRNHHNIIDHENDQPGAMANYIRVESKLEGTYPELREDSWVVMCQHCKKVPCAKACEYDAITKDPQTGIVLIDQEKCTGCGECIEKCPYNVIQFNKEDNYAHKCNLCYDRVIHGLTPVCVDVCLTDALSFGEKEILLMQAEARGKKMIKKMSTQSIIYVKNA; encoded by the coding sequence ATGAGACAACTCAGCATAATGGTGGACTTGGACCGCTGTATCGGTTGCAAAACCTGCATCGTGGCCTGTCGTAATCATCATAATATAATCGACCATGAAAATGATCAGCCCGGTGCCATGGCAAACTATATCCGGGTGGAGAGCAAACTGGAAGGTACGTACCCCGAACTGCGAGAAGACTCTTGGGTCGTCATGTGCCAACACTGCAAGAAGGTTCCCTGCGCCAAGGCGTGCGAATACGACGCCATCACCAAGGACCCGCAGACCGGTATCGTGCTTATCGACCAGGAAAAGTGTACCGGGTGCGGCGAGTGTATTGAAAAATGCCCGTACAATGTCATCCAGTTCAACAAGGAGGACAATTACGCGCACAAATGCAACCTTTGTTATGATCGCGTGATTCATGGGTTGACCCCGGTGTGTGTCGATGTCTGCCTGACCGACGCCCTCAGTTTCGGTGAAAAGGAAATTCTCCTGATGCAAGCCGAAGCCCGGGGCAAGAAAATGATCAAGAAAATGAGTACCCAGTCCATCATATACGTAAAGAACGCCTAA